The following proteins come from a genomic window of Amaranthus tricolor cultivar Red isolate AtriRed21 chromosome 14, ASM2621246v1, whole genome shotgun sequence:
- the LOC130799388 gene encoding uncharacterized protein LOC130799388, whose translation IARISFAIETSAALKEAIDDLEWPRSSIKLTLQPTPPSVAFRSESHGDLQIDFMYYANTDLLAALSCDREVSHRYKYKFLQATTSNIPSSVVKDNRGSKVTLGRGGILKVQHLVSVARQSHPHIVSAGYQPPSRIAYIEFFVKPEEVEDN comes from the exons attgcaaggatatcctttgcaattgaaaca TCTGCAGCTTTGAAAGAAGCTATTGATGATCTGGAATGGCCCCGATCAAGTATCAAACTAACATTACAACCAACTCCTCCTTCGGTTGCGTTCAGAAGTGAAAGCCATGGTGATCTACAG ATAGACTTTATGTATTATGCAAATACTGATCTTTTAGCAGCTTTGAGCTGTGATCGTGAAGTGTCTCATCG gtataaatataaattcttACAGGCAACAACTTCtaatataccaagtagtgtcgTCAAAGATAACCGTGGCAGCAAGGTTACGCTTGGGAGAGGCGGAATATTGAAAGTTCAGCATCTGGTCTCCGTTGCAAGGCAATCACACCCACACATTGTTTCTGCTGGTTATCAGCCTCCTAGCAGGATAGCATACATTGAGTTCTTTGTCAAGCCAGAGGAGGTTGAAGACAATTGA